A genomic region of Microbacterium schleiferi contains the following coding sequences:
- a CDS encoding DUF1206 domain-containing protein, translating to MDHDTVKDAARAAESNPAVRALARGGYAATGLVHLLLGGLVVAVALGGASGQTSQSGAMEALAGAPFGVVLVWIVAALLAALGAYQLVNGVVVRESDAAARWRARLSAWGRAIVYLALAGLAASIAVGARPQSDDSAEEASRGVLSIPGGGILLGAVGLGILVAGVSYAVIGVRRDFRKKMTLPAGVLGTTVTALGVIGYVAKGLALGVVGILVGIAAVTVDAETAGGLDAAIQSLLDLPAGPAIVMGVGAGFAAYGVFCFFRVRYADL from the coding sequence GTGGATCACGACACGGTGAAGGATGCCGCCCGCGCGGCGGAGTCGAATCCTGCTGTTCGGGCGCTCGCCCGCGGCGGGTACGCGGCAACCGGCCTCGTCCATCTCCTCCTCGGCGGACTCGTGGTCGCGGTGGCCCTCGGCGGCGCGAGCGGGCAGACGAGCCAGAGCGGCGCCATGGAGGCTCTCGCCGGCGCGCCGTTCGGGGTGGTCCTGGTGTGGATCGTCGCGGCCCTGCTGGCAGCTCTCGGGGCCTACCAGCTCGTCAACGGTGTGGTCGTGCGCGAGTCGGATGCCGCCGCCCGGTGGCGGGCCAGACTCTCGGCATGGGGGCGCGCAATCGTGTACCTCGCGCTGGCCGGTCTCGCGGCATCCATCGCCGTCGGCGCGCGGCCCCAAAGCGACGACAGCGCCGAAGAGGCCAGTCGCGGCGTGCTCTCGATCCCCGGCGGCGGCATCCTTCTCGGCGCTGTCGGCCTCGGCATTCTCGTCGCGGGGGTGTCATACGCCGTCATCGGAGTGAGGCGGGACTTCCGGAAGAAGATGACGCTTCCCGCCGGCGTGCTCGGCACGACGGTCACCGCACTCGGCGTCATCGGGTACGTCGCGAAGGGGCTCGCGCTCGGCGTCGTGGGTATCCTCGTCGGCATCGCTGCCGTGACCGTCGATGCCGAGACCGCAGGCGGGCTGGATGCGGCGATCCAGTCCCTCCTGGATCTTCCGGCCGGCCCGGCGATCGTGATGGGCGTGGGGGCCGGATTCGCCGCGTACGGCGTCTTCTGCTTCTTCCGGGTTCGCTACGCGGACCTGTGA
- a CDS encoding pyroglutamyl-peptidase I yields MTTVLLTGFEPFAGDPTNPSGDAVTRVAAEWDGPAELLTAILPVEFDRAAKLVGELVRQAAPDIVIATGLAGGRGAITPERIAINLRDARIPDNAGSQPVDAPCVPGAPLAYASSLPVTAIAHELAARGIPAHVSLSAGSFVCNDVFFAIAHLSTTTPGLRAGFIHVPWDTENAPAGVASLPHATIANAIDSAIRTTLARTRDLEIPSGHVH; encoded by the coding sequence ATGACGACCGTTCTGCTGACCGGCTTCGAACCGTTCGCCGGCGATCCGACCAACCCGTCCGGCGATGCCGTCACGCGCGTCGCGGCCGAGTGGGACGGACCGGCAGAGCTGCTCACAGCGATCCTTCCCGTGGAGTTCGATCGCGCCGCGAAGCTCGTGGGCGAGCTCGTTCGCCAGGCAGCACCCGACATCGTCATCGCGACGGGTCTAGCCGGTGGACGCGGTGCCATCACCCCCGAGCGCATCGCCATCAACCTCCGCGATGCTCGCATCCCCGACAACGCCGGCTCCCAGCCCGTCGACGCCCCCTGCGTGCCGGGGGCTCCCCTGGCCTACGCGTCATCGCTTCCGGTCACCGCGATCGCTCACGAACTCGCGGCGCGCGGCATCCCGGCCCACGTGTCGCTGTCCGCCGGCTCCTTCGTCTGCAATGACGTCTTCTTCGCGATCGCGCACCTGAGCACCACGACACCGGGGCTGCGTGCGGGCTTCATCCATGTTCCCTGGGACACCGAGAACGCCCCGGCGGGCGTGGCATCGCTCCCCCACGCGACGATCGCGAACGCGATCGACAGTGCTATCCGCACAACGCTCGCGCGCACCCGCGACCTCGAGATCCCGTCCGGTCACGTGCACTGA
- the gtfA gene encoding sucrose phosphorylase, whose amino-acid sequence MVHPIQLIAYADRLGGTIPALGSLVRQRLDGAFGGVHILPFFTPFDGADAGFDPDDHTTVDPRLGSWDDVKELSRDLDVMVDVIVNHVSARSPQFRDVIEHGEDSAYASMFLTMGSVFPDGATEAELLQIYRPRPGLPFTPYRWGDGTRLVWTTFTPAQVDIDVRSDAGAAYLVSVLDTLRDAGVRMIRLDAVGYAVKTPGTSSFMTPETFAFIDELAELAHDRGLEVLVEVHSFYRRQIEIAARVDRVYDFALPPLVLFAAATGDHGPLARWIGQRPVNAVTVLDTHDGIGIVDVGPHPDSGEPGLLDAAQLDLLVEAIHEATGGDSRAATGAAASNLDIYQVNSTFYDAMGRRDRAYLAARAVQLFLPGIHQIYYVGALAGHNDRELLAQTGVGRDINRHIYSDADLERDLHRPVVAALLQLCRFRVDAPGFDGTFRSELDEHGWLRLRWESESGWSELRARLDRGEAHLRWARAGGPEHATDDLLANPPAHA is encoded by the coding sequence ATGGTCCATCCGATCCAGCTCATCGCCTACGCCGATCGCCTGGGCGGCACGATCCCGGCGCTCGGGTCTCTCGTTCGCCAACGGTTGGACGGGGCTTTCGGAGGCGTGCACATCCTGCCGTTCTTCACGCCCTTCGATGGCGCGGATGCCGGCTTCGACCCCGACGACCACACCACGGTGGATCCGCGGCTGGGCAGCTGGGACGACGTGAAGGAGCTTTCGCGCGACCTGGACGTGATGGTCGATGTGATCGTCAATCATGTGTCGGCCCGCTCGCCTCAGTTCCGCGACGTGATCGAGCACGGTGAGGACTCGGCCTACGCCTCGATGTTTCTCACGATGGGGTCGGTGTTCCCCGACGGGGCAACGGAGGCAGAGCTGTTGCAGATCTACCGCCCGCGTCCGGGACTGCCGTTCACTCCGTATCGGTGGGGTGACGGCACGCGGTTGGTGTGGACGACCTTCACCCCCGCGCAGGTCGACATCGACGTCCGCAGCGATGCCGGTGCGGCCTACCTGGTCTCCGTCCTCGACACGCTGCGGGACGCGGGGGTGCGGATGATCCGCCTCGACGCGGTCGGCTACGCGGTGAAGACGCCCGGAACATCATCGTTCATGACCCCGGAGACGTTCGCCTTCATCGACGAGCTTGCAGAGCTCGCCCACGATCGCGGGCTCGAGGTGCTCGTGGAAGTGCACTCCTTCTACCGGCGCCAGATCGAGATCGCTGCGCGCGTCGACCGCGTCTACGACTTCGCCCTGCCGCCCCTCGTGCTCTTCGCGGCGGCGACCGGGGATCACGGGCCGCTTGCCCGCTGGATCGGCCAGCGCCCTGTCAACGCCGTCACGGTGCTGGACACTCATGACGGAATCGGGATCGTCGACGTGGGGCCCCACCCCGACAGCGGCGAGCCCGGACTGCTGGATGCTGCGCAGCTTGACCTGCTCGTCGAGGCGATCCACGAGGCGACGGGCGGAGACAGTCGAGCTGCGACAGGGGCTGCCGCCTCAAACCTCGACATCTACCAGGTCAACAGCACGTTCTATGACGCGATGGGTCGGCGCGATCGTGCCTATCTGGCGGCACGGGCGGTGCAGCTCTTTCTGCCCGGCATCCACCAGATCTACTACGTCGGGGCGCTGGCCGGACACAACGACCGGGAGCTTCTTGCGCAGACAGGAGTCGGTCGCGACATCAACCGTCACATCTACAGCGACGCCGATCTCGAGCGCGATCTCCACCGCCCCGTCGTCGCGGCGCTGCTTCAGCTGTGTCGTTTCCGCGTCGATGCCCCGGGTTTCGACGGGACCTTCCGTTCGGAGCTCGACGAGCACGGTTGGCTGCGGTTGCGGTGGGAGTCGGAGTCCGGCTGGTCAGAGCTTCGGGCTCGACTGGACCGAGGCGAAGCGCACCTGCGCTGGGCGCGAGCCGGCGGCCCCGAGCACGCGACTGACGATCTGCTGGCGAACCCGCCCGCTCACGCGTGA
- a CDS encoding proline--tRNA ligase, producing the protein MVTRLSHFFLRTLREDPADAEVTSHRLLVRAGYIRRQAPGIFAWLPLGLRVKAKIEQIIRDEMAAAGAYEVHFPALLPREPYEASGRWESYGDSIFRLQDRKGADYLLAPTHEEMFTLLVKDLYSSYKDLPLAIYQIQDKYRDEARPRAGLLRGREFTMKDAYSFDYTDAGLEVSYQTQRDAYERIFQRLGLEYVIVNADNGLMGGARSEEFLHPTPVGEDTFVRSAGGYAANVEAFTTVVPAPLPIDGLPEPVIFDSPDTPTIATLVDHLNANQAPPAPGVAGPATDGEATWTAAHTLKNVVLALTHLDGTREIVVVGIPGDRDIDDKRAEVAFAPAAVEAAAAEDFENNPLLVKGYIGPWSQTGAVLGEESATGIRYLLDPRVVDGTSWVTGANIDQKHVHSLVAGRDFTGDGFVEVANVLPGDPAPDGSGPVELARGMEIGHVFQLGRFFAETLGLKVLDENGKLVTVTMGSYGIGVTRILAIIAELSNDEKGLVWPSAVAPFDVHIVATGKDAVAFDLAEQASASLEDAGLEVVYDDRPKVSPGVKFGDAELIGVPRILVVGRGAPNGEVELWDRRSGERETMALHEAIARLTA; encoded by the coding sequence GTGGTCACCCGTCTTTCGCACTTCTTCCTCCGCACGCTTCGCGAGGACCCCGCTGACGCCGAGGTTACGAGTCACAGGCTCCTGGTTCGCGCCGGCTACATCCGGCGCCAGGCTCCCGGCATCTTCGCCTGGCTGCCACTGGGACTACGGGTGAAGGCGAAGATCGAGCAGATCATCCGCGACGAGATGGCGGCCGCGGGAGCGTACGAAGTCCACTTCCCGGCGCTTCTGCCCCGCGAGCCCTACGAAGCGTCGGGCCGCTGGGAGTCCTATGGTGACAGCATCTTCCGTCTGCAGGACCGGAAGGGTGCCGACTACCTCCTCGCGCCGACCCACGAGGAGATGTTCACGCTGCTGGTGAAGGATCTCTATTCGTCCTACAAGGATCTGCCGCTGGCGATTTACCAGATCCAGGACAAGTACCGCGACGAAGCGCGCCCGCGTGCCGGGCTGTTGCGGGGGCGTGAGTTCACGATGAAGGATGCCTACTCCTTCGACTACACGGATGCCGGCCTCGAGGTCTCGTACCAGACGCAGCGGGATGCCTACGAGCGCATTTTCCAACGGCTCGGACTCGAGTACGTCATCGTCAACGCCGACAACGGACTTATGGGCGGAGCCCGCAGCGAGGAGTTCCTGCACCCCACGCCCGTCGGGGAGGACACCTTCGTCCGCAGCGCCGGGGGATACGCAGCGAACGTCGAGGCGTTCACGACAGTCGTTCCTGCGCCGCTCCCGATCGACGGCCTTCCCGAGCCGGTGATCTTCGACTCGCCCGATACCCCGACCATCGCCACCCTCGTCGATCACCTCAACGCGAACCAGGCGCCTCCGGCTCCGGGTGTCGCCGGTCCGGCCACCGACGGCGAGGCGACGTGGACGGCAGCTCACACGCTGAAGAACGTGGTGCTGGCCTTGACGCACCTCGACGGCACGCGCGAGATCGTCGTGGTCGGCATCCCCGGGGACCGGGACATCGACGACAAGCGCGCCGAGGTCGCCTTCGCCCCCGCCGCTGTGGAGGCTGCAGCCGCTGAGGACTTCGAGAACAACCCTCTCCTCGTGAAGGGGTATATCGGGCCCTGGTCGCAGACCGGCGCGGTTCTCGGCGAGGAGTCGGCGACCGGCATCCGGTACCTCCTCGACCCGCGGGTCGTGGACGGAACGTCCTGGGTCACGGGCGCGAACATCGACCAGAAGCACGTCCACTCGCTCGTGGCTGGCCGCGACTTCACCGGCGACGGCTTCGTCGAAGTAGCCAACGTTCTGCCGGGCGACCCCGCCCCGGACGGGTCGGGGCCCGTTGAGCTCGCGCGCGGCATGGAGATCGGCCACGTCTTCCAGCTCGGCCGGTTCTTCGCCGAGACACTGGGGCTCAAGGTACTCGACGAGAACGGCAAGCTCGTCACGGTGACGATGGGCTCCTACGGCATCGGTGTCACGCGAATCCTCGCGATTATCGCGGAACTCAGCAACGACGAGAAGGGTCTCGTCTGGCCCTCAGCGGTGGCTCCGTTCGATGTGCACATCGTTGCCACGGGAAAGGATGCCGTCGCCTTCGACCTTGCCGAGCAGGCCAGCGCCAGCCTCGAGGATGCCGGACTGGAAGTCGTGTATGACGACCGGCCCAAGGTCTCACCCGGCGTCAAGTTCGGCGATGCGGAACTGATCGGTGTGCCGCGCATCCTCGTGGTGGGCCGAGGCGCCCCGAACGGCGAGGTCGAACTCTGGGATCGCCGCAGCGGTGAGCGCGAGACGATGGCGCTTCACGAAGCCATCGCTCGCCTCACCGCGTGA
- a CDS encoding 1-aminocyclopropane-1-carboxylate deaminase, whose protein sequence is MKLHDFPRHPLTFGPSPVHHLARLSMHLGGAQVWAKREDVSSGLAYGGNKVRKLEYIVPDVLASGADTLVSIGGYQSNHTRQVAAVAAHLGLKARLVQEKWVPWEDPTNDKVGNILLSRMMGADSRLDDAGFDIGIRDSWKTALQEVEDAGGVPYPIPAGASEHPLGGLGFANWAFEVAEQEKQLGVFFDTIIVCTVTGSTHAGMIAGFAALEYLTGVRRRVIGIDASATLEKTRDQVARIARSTASLIELGRDLRDDEIEVLEGWAGDLYGIPVESTMAAMALGAQLEAMITDPVYEGKSLAGLVDLVRSRDIPQDSTVLYAHLGGQPAINAYWRLWN, encoded by the coding sequence ATGAAGCTCCATGACTTCCCCCGCCACCCGCTCACCTTCGGGCCGAGCCCGGTCCACCACCTCGCGCGGCTGAGCATGCACCTGGGCGGTGCACAGGTCTGGGCCAAGCGAGAGGATGTCTCCAGCGGCCTCGCCTACGGCGGAAACAAGGTGCGCAAGCTGGAGTACATCGTCCCCGACGTCCTTGCGTCAGGCGCCGACACCCTCGTCTCGATCGGCGGGTACCAGTCCAACCACACGCGGCAGGTCGCCGCCGTTGCCGCCCACCTCGGGCTGAAAGCCCGACTCGTCCAGGAGAAGTGGGTCCCCTGGGAAGACCCCACCAACGACAAGGTCGGCAACATCCTGCTGTCCCGGATGATGGGCGCCGACTCCCGCCTCGACGACGCCGGCTTTGACATCGGCATCCGCGACTCGTGGAAGACCGCGCTACAGGAGGTCGAGGACGCCGGCGGTGTTCCGTATCCGATCCCCGCCGGCGCTTCCGAGCACCCCCTGGGCGGCCTAGGGTTTGCCAACTGGGCGTTCGAGGTCGCGGAGCAGGAGAAGCAGCTCGGCGTCTTCTTCGACACGATCATCGTCTGCACTGTGACCGGGTCGACCCACGCCGGCATGATCGCCGGTTTCGCAGCGCTCGAGTACCTCACGGGAGTGCGACGGCGGGTCATCGGGATCGACGCGTCCGCGACGCTGGAGAAGACCCGTGACCAGGTAGCCCGGATCGCGCGCAGCACCGCCAGCCTCATCGAACTCGGCCGAGACCTGCGCGACGACGAGATCGAGGTCCTGGAGGGCTGGGCCGGTGATCTCTACGGCATCCCGGTCGAATCGACGATGGCGGCGATGGCGCTCGGCGCCCAGCTCGAGGCGATGATCACCGACCCCGTGTACGAGGGAAAGTCCCTGGCCGGACTCGTCGACCTCGTGCGCAGTCGCGATATTCCGCAGGACTCGACCGTGCTCTACGCGCACCTCGGCGGCCAGCCCGCGATCAACGCCTACTGGCGTCTATGGAACTGA
- the treS gene encoding maltose alpha-D-glucosyltransferase: MTAAEPTTNTVSIPILTQEPFPDTPGSAEPEWFKTAVFYEVLVRSFKDSDGDGTGDFRGLIDKLDYLEWLGVDCLWLPPFFPSPLRDGGYDVADYTGIQPGLGTTEDFQAFLDAAHERGMRVIIDFVMNHTSDEHPWFQESRRDPEGPYGDFYVWSDTDELYEDARIIFVDTEPSNWTWDPVRQQYFWHRFFSHQPDLNFDNPRVHDAVLDAMRFWLDMGLDGFRLDAVPYLYERPGTNGENLPETHQFLRKVRRIVDREYPGRVLLAEANQWPADVVDYFGNPDVGGDECHMCFHFPVMPRIFMAVRRESRYPISDILAETPPIPSGCQWGIFLRNHDELTLEMVTDEDRDYMWNEYAQDPRMKANIGIRRRLAPLLDNDIDRIELFTALLLSLPGAPVLYYGDEIGMGDNIWLGDRDGVRTPMQWTSDRNAGFSTANPGKLALPIVQDPVHGYLAVNVEAQQENRSSLLQWTRQMIQARKRHPAFGLGSFNDLGGSNPSVLSYTREHTNDDGTVDVIICVNNLSQFPQPVELDLRRFEGLVPVELVGGVPFPRIGELPYLLTLGGHGFFWFQLHSPADDAEEVGLL; this comes from the coding sequence ATGACCGCCGCGGAACCGACGACCAACACCGTTTCCATCCCGATCCTGACGCAGGAACCGTTCCCTGACACACCGGGAAGCGCCGAGCCCGAGTGGTTCAAGACGGCGGTGTTCTACGAAGTCTTGGTCCGGTCGTTCAAAGACAGCGACGGCGACGGCACCGGAGACTTCCGGGGCCTGATCGACAAGCTCGACTACCTCGAGTGGCTCGGCGTCGATTGTCTGTGGCTCCCGCCCTTCTTCCCCTCTCCCCTGCGCGACGGCGGGTACGACGTCGCGGATTACACCGGTATCCAACCGGGCCTGGGAACGACCGAGGACTTCCAGGCGTTCCTCGACGCCGCCCACGAGCGCGGCATGCGCGTCATCATCGACTTCGTCATGAACCACACCAGCGACGAGCATCCGTGGTTCCAGGAGAGCCGCCGTGACCCCGAGGGCCCGTACGGCGATTTCTATGTGTGGAGCGACACTGACGAGCTCTATGAGGATGCTCGGATTATCTTCGTCGACACGGAGCCGAGCAACTGGACCTGGGATCCGGTACGCCAGCAGTACTTCTGGCACCGGTTCTTCTCCCACCAGCCTGATCTGAACTTCGACAACCCTCGCGTGCACGATGCTGTCCTCGATGCGATGCGGTTCTGGCTTGACATGGGCCTCGACGGGTTCCGTCTGGATGCCGTCCCCTACCTCTACGAGCGCCCCGGCACCAACGGCGAGAACCTCCCCGAAACGCACCAGTTCCTGCGGAAGGTGCGTCGCATCGTCGATCGGGAGTACCCGGGGCGCGTGCTGCTGGCCGAAGCCAACCAGTGGCCCGCGGATGTCGTGGACTATTTCGGAAATCCCGATGTCGGCGGCGACGAATGCCACATGTGCTTCCATTTCCCGGTCATGCCGCGAATCTTCATGGCCGTCCGCCGCGAGTCTCGCTACCCGATCAGCGACATCCTCGCTGAGACACCTCCGATCCCGTCCGGATGCCAGTGGGGCATCTTCTTGCGCAACCACGACGAGCTGACCCTCGAGATGGTCACCGACGAGGACCGCGACTACATGTGGAACGAGTACGCGCAGGACCCCCGTATGAAGGCGAATATCGGCATCCGTCGCCGCCTCGCGCCGCTGCTGGACAACGACATCGACCGCATCGAGCTGTTCACCGCGCTGCTGCTCTCTCTCCCCGGCGCGCCGGTGCTGTACTACGGCGACGAGATCGGCATGGGCGACAACATCTGGCTCGGTGACCGCGATGGAGTCCGCACCCCCATGCAGTGGACCTCGGACCGCAACGCCGGATTCTCGACGGCCAACCCCGGGAAGCTCGCGCTGCCGATCGTGCAGGACCCCGTTCACGGCTATCTCGCCGTGAATGTCGAGGCCCAGCAAGAGAACCGGTCGTCCCTGCTGCAGTGGACGCGGCAGATGATCCAAGCACGCAAGCGCCATCCCGCGTTTGGACTCGGCAGCTTCAATGACCTGGGCGGATCGAATCCGTCGGTCCTGTCGTACACGCGAGAACACACGAACGACGACGGGACCGTCGACGTCATCATCTGCGTCAACAACCTGTCGCAGTTCCCACAGCCGGTGGAACTCGACCTCCGCCGTTTTGAGGGACTCGTCCCGGTCGAACTCGTCGGAGGCGTTCCCTTCCCGCGCATCGGCGAGCTGCCCTACCTGCTCACGCTCGGCGGGCACGGCTTCTTCTGGTTCCAGTTGCATTCACCGGCCGACGACGCAGAGGAGGTGGGGCTGCTGTGA
- a CDS encoding GntR family transcriptional regulator, with amino-acid sequence MPVPSVAGTHRPLLREEVQARLRAAIVDGTLAPGEQVRDVDIAHWLGVSRTPVREALLDLAHAGLVYTKPGRATIISPIEPRAISEARDVVAAMHRLAALAAVPRLDEDAIERMRAANRSFTSAHRCGDIDGAHAADELFHGVLVELADNDAVRTVLRLYEPVLLRAERAQFSSKLAELSTVRHNLLIARCARGDAIGAAQVAESIWTHLVTDLDTDVPDTSGAEKHTTQQNEDPRA; translated from the coding sequence ATGCCGGTCCCCTCGGTTGCGGGTACGCACCGTCCTCTCCTTCGCGAAGAAGTGCAAGCGCGCCTGCGCGCCGCAATCGTCGATGGCACCCTCGCCCCGGGAGAACAGGTCCGGGATGTCGACATCGCACACTGGCTGGGCGTGAGTCGCACCCCGGTTCGTGAGGCCCTGCTGGACCTCGCGCACGCCGGCTTGGTGTACACCAAGCCGGGTCGAGCGACGATCATTTCGCCGATCGAGCCTCGGGCCATCAGCGAAGCGCGGGATGTCGTCGCGGCCATGCATCGACTGGCTGCCCTTGCCGCGGTGCCGCGTCTGGACGAGGACGCGATCGAGCGGATGCGGGCAGCAAACCGCTCGTTCACCTCCGCGCACCGCTGCGGCGATATCGACGGCGCGCATGCGGCTGACGAGCTCTTTCACGGCGTCCTGGTCGAACTCGCCGACAACGACGCCGTCCGGACGGTCCTGCGGCTCTACGAGCCCGTCCTGCTGCGTGCCGAGCGCGCACAGTTCTCGTCGAAGCTCGCCGAACTATCGACGGTGCGGCATAACCTGCTCATCGCTCGGTGCGCCCGCGGTGACGCGATCGGCGCCGCGCAGGTCGCCGAGTCCATCTGGACCCACCTCGTTACCGATCTCGACACCGATGTCCCCGACACCTCCGGTGCCGAGAAGCACACTACCCAGCAGAACGAGGACCCTCGCGCATGA
- a CDS encoding maltokinase N-terminal cap-like domain-containing protein, with product MTTPDAALLESYLVRTRWFGGKGRPFEVDHVRSIAEVPAHQGRPSLTVYLVTVTYSDEDAGSELYQVPLSGYDDIEERISHAYVGAIDTDGGLVHLYDAVHDREAMRIWLDGFIAAETTGTSQIDRLRFRRVPGGDPLDDTLVSSPMTGEQSNSSARFDDTAIMKLFRKVSPGINPDIEIHEELTRGGSEHIAQLYGWVEIDVDGELLQTAMLQEFLATATDGFELAVASVRTLLADPEQNVEDSGGDFAGEAARLGEALANIHALMRSRFPAESRGAETTAELASTMRDRLDYARRSVPGLEPSVPQLQRLYDAVAALDELDIQRVHGDLHLGQTLRTSHGWRIVDFEGEPGRPFAQRSLPDSPWRDVAGMLRSFDYAAAMIEMSWATDAEVDEGHALRAERAREWSARAREHFVDAYVTAAASDDGEAASDAGGASSDAGDDTASAQLTGASRVLLDAYVADKAVYEVMYEIRNRPTWVSIPLEALERVANT from the coding sequence GTGACCACGCCCGACGCCGCTCTCCTGGAGAGCTACTTGGTACGCACCCGATGGTTCGGAGGGAAAGGTCGCCCATTCGAGGTCGACCACGTGCGCAGCATCGCCGAGGTGCCCGCGCACCAGGGTAGGCCGTCCCTCACGGTGTACCTCGTCACCGTGACCTACAGCGACGAGGATGCCGGCAGCGAGCTGTACCAGGTGCCCTTGAGCGGGTACGACGACATCGAAGAGCGGATCAGCCACGCCTATGTCGGCGCGATCGACACCGACGGCGGCCTCGTGCACCTCTACGACGCCGTGCACGATCGCGAAGCTATGCGCATCTGGCTGGACGGCTTCATCGCTGCGGAGACGACGGGCACCTCCCAGATCGACCGGCTCCGCTTCCGTCGCGTGCCCGGCGGGGACCCTCTCGATGACACGCTCGTCTCGTCACCGATGACCGGCGAGCAGTCCAACTCGTCGGCGCGCTTCGATGACACCGCGATCATGAAGCTCTTCCGCAAGGTGAGCCCCGGAATCAATCCCGACATCGAGATCCACGAGGAGCTCACGCGCGGCGGCTCCGAGCACATCGCGCAGCTGTACGGCTGGGTGGAGATCGATGTCGACGGCGAGCTGCTGCAGACGGCGATGCTCCAGGAATTCCTCGCCACGGCGACCGACGGCTTCGAACTCGCGGTCGCGAGCGTTCGCACGCTGCTTGCGGATCCCGAGCAGAACGTCGAAGACTCGGGCGGGGATTTTGCCGGCGAGGCTGCGCGTCTGGGCGAGGCCCTGGCGAACATCCACGCCCTGATGCGGTCACGCTTTCCCGCCGAGAGCCGCGGAGCAGAGACCACAGCCGAACTGGCCAGCACGATGCGCGATCGCCTCGACTACGCCCGTCGGTCCGTCCCGGGCCTGGAGCCGAGCGTCCCGCAGCTCCAGCGCCTCTATGACGCGGTGGCGGCGCTGGACGAGCTGGACATCCAGCGCGTGCACGGCGACCTGCACCTCGGCCAGACGCTGCGCACGTCGCACGGCTGGCGCATCGTGGACTTCGAGGGCGAACCGGGTCGGCCGTTCGCGCAGCGGTCACTTCCTGACTCCCCCTGGCGGGACGTCGCCGGGATGCTGCGTTCGTTCGATTACGCGGCGGCGATGATCGAGATGTCGTGGGCGACGGACGCCGAGGTCGACGAGGGGCACGCCCTGCGCGCTGAGCGCGCCCGTGAGTGGTCGGCCCGTGCGCGCGAGCACTTCGTGGACGCATACGTCACGGCTGCGGCATCCGATGACGGTGAAGCGGCATCCGATGCCGGTGGTGCGTCATCCGATGCCGGGGACGACACCGCCTCGGCGCAGCTCACGGGCGCGAGCCGGGTGCTGCTTGACGCCTACGTCGCTGACAAGGCCGTGTACGAGGTCATGTACGAGATACGCAACCGACCCACCTGGGTGTCGATTCCGCTCGAGGCCCTGGAGCGGGTCGCGAACACCTGA